A window from Littorina saxatilis isolate snail1 linkage group LG9, US_GU_Lsax_2.0, whole genome shotgun sequence encodes these proteins:
- the LOC138976798 gene encoding zinc finger protein 883-like produces MASHYSMEEGDTGVVSDVKIEIDVAEDTPHCCYRTEPLQCVLIRDATENTATMPTVQTTEGQAAVSTHSDTWLKQEIQTPETQTAVSTHSDTWLKQEMQTPETQTAVSTHSDSWLKQEIQTPKTQTAVSTHSDTWLKQEIQTPETQTAVSTHSDTWLKQEMQTPETQTAVSTHSHIWLKQEIQAPETQTAVITHNDTWLKHEKQAPETQTAVSTHSHIWLKQEMQTPETQTAVIHEKQTPETLTAVNTFSNTWLKQEIQTPETEIAVNTDKNTAPGFSVSSFSPGEKENQSGEKPQACSECHARFTCSSDLKQHMLTHTGGRSGARFRHSGHLNCHMLTHTGEKKYACTECDTRFARSGTLKRHMLTHTGEKKHVCTECNGRFTHSSDLRRHMLTHTGEKRHACTECDAKFTKSGNLKQHMLTHTGEKKHACTECDAKFKKSGNLKQHMLTHTGEKKHACTKCDAKFTKSGNLKQHMLTHTGEKKHACTKCESKFTLSDTLKQHMLTHTGEKKYTCTECDAKFTQLRTLKQHMLTHTGEKNHACTKCESKFTLSGTLRQHMLTHTREKKHTCTECDARFAQPRTLKRHMLTHTGEKKHACTTCESKFTLSNSLKYHMLTHTGEKKYTCTECDARFARPCTLKRHMLTHKRKKNMHVQSVNPSSHCRVL; encoded by the exons ATGGCTTCTCACTACAGTATGGAGGAAGGAGACACGGGCGTTGTGTCAGACGTCAAGATAGAGATTGATGTGGCTGAAGACACGCCGCATTGTTGTTACAGGACTGAACCACTTCAATGCG TTCTGATCAGGGATGCCACAGAGAACACAGCGACCATGCCTACAGTGCAGACAACGGAAGGACAAgctgcagtcagcactcacagtgatacctggctgaaacaagagatacagacaccagaaacacagactgcagtcagcactcacagtgatacctggctgaaacaagagatgcagacaccagaaacacagactgcagtcagcactcatAGTGAttcctggctgaaacaagagatacagacaccaaaaacacagactgcagtcagcactcacagtgatacctggctgaaacaagagatacagacaccagaaacacagactgcagtcagcactcacagtgatacctggctgaaacaagagatgcagacaccagaaacacagactgcagtcagcactcacagtcacatctggctaaaacaagagatacaggcaccagaaacacagactgcagtcatcACTCACaatgatacctggctgaaacatgAGAAACAggcaccagaaacacagactgcagtcagcactcacagtCACATCTGGCTAAAACAAGAGatgcagacaccagaaacacagactgcagtcatcCATGAGaaacagacaccagaaacactgACTGCAGTCAACACTTTCAGCAATACATGGCTGAAACAAGaaatacagacaccagaaacagaGATTGCAGTCAACACTGATAAAAACACTGCACCGGGCTTTTctgtctcttctttctctcctgGAGAAAAAGAGAATCAGAGTGGAGAAAAACCACAAGCATGTTCAGAATGTCATGCTAGATTCACATGTTCTAGTGATTTAAAACagcacatgttaacacatacaggagggAGAAGTGGTGCTAGGTTCAGACACTCTGGTCATTTAAATtgccacatgttgacacatacaggagaaaaaaaatatgcatgtacagagtgtgatacTAGGTTTGCACGGTCTGGTACTTTAAAgagacacatgttgacacatacaggtgaGAAAAAACATGTATGTACAGAGTGTAATGGTAGGTTCACACACTCAAGTGATTTGAGgcgacacatgttgacacacacaggcGAGAAAaggcatgcatgtacagagtgtgatgcaaAGTTCACAAAGTCTGgtaatttgaagcaacacatgttgacacacacaggagaaaaaaaacatgcatgtacagagtgtgatgcaaAGTTCAAAAAGTCTGgtaatttgaagcaacacatgttgacacacacaggagaaaaaaaacatgcatgtacaaaGTGTGATGCAAAGTTCACAAAGTCTGgtaatttgaagcaacacatgttgacacacacaggagaaaaaaaacatgcatgtacaaaGTGTGAATCCAAGTTCACACTGTCGGAtactttgaagcaacacatgcttacacacacaggagagaaaaaatatacatgtacagagtgtgatgcgaAGTTCACACAGCTTCGtactttgaagcaacacatgttgacacacacaggagaaaaaaaccaTGCATGTACAAAGTGTGAATCCAAGTTCACACTGTCGGGTACTTTGAGGCAACACATGCTTACACAcacaagagagaaaaaacatacatgtacagagtgtgatgctaggtttgcACAGCCTCGTACTTTGAAacgacacatgttaacacacacaggagaaaaaaaacatgcatgtacaacGTGTGAATCCAAGTTCACACTGTCGAATTCTTTGAAGTACCACATGCTTACAcacacaggagagaaaaaatatacatgtacagagtgtgatgctaggtttgcACGGCCTTGtactttgaagcgacacatgttgacacacaagagaaaaaaaaacatgcatgtacaaaGTGTGAATCCAAGTTCACACTGTCGGGtactttga